A single window of Anopheles moucheti chromosome 2, idAnoMoucSN_F20_07, whole genome shotgun sequence DNA harbors:
- the LOC128310031 gene encoding uncharacterized protein LOC128310031, which translates to MVVILLGNNTFVYNEYNLHQWLAHIPFECKTIVLFERDSDAKQPMEMGHYLASVVLWNVILIATNIDAVYAFHYGPLRILNYTGYPDSDVLFFDRLKTLQTRQLKSAYIKDVRTETGCEDIPGEDLTLFQTFADTLNLKLHAENIQCTKNETRSMCISRFSDRDLLINRFFFEDYNKYTVACMQMEQIAIATPKGRLLTIWEILLQPLQQPVWWLLIAICIGFNLLEIVMPGWFSNSLVSLALFGFEKRQLRFTGSTEKMIATALIVLFFLLKCAYEAKLISYITETPRDSGAQSIEALHNRNITVYQKHFNTTHFNKLEGLLATYDGDFIAFDGSTIADNRIVLNFEMMIKDMEGIPYNILEENVFEMLPFYTFQPKLPVRQSFLKYQHAVFEAGLSLHWRQDMFSCYVSRANVLKLQTQAKQSKNVIDADNLKPLVMFFSVQWILAIVVFVAEVIVWRRLRGHH; encoded by the coding sequence ATGGTTGTTATTCTGCTAGGAAATAATACCTTTGTCTACAACGAATACAACTTACACCAATGGCTGGCACACATTCCCTTCGAATGTAAGACGATTGTGCTTTTCGAGCGAGACAGCGATGCAAAGCAACCTATGGAAATGGGACACTATCTCGCGTCGGTGGTTTTGTGGAATGTGATACTGATCGCCACCAACATAGATGCGGTATATGCCTTTCACTATGGACCTTTGCGCATTTTAAACTACACGGGATATCCGGATTCTGATGTGCTGTTCTTCGATCGGTTGAAAACGTTGCAGACCCGACAATTAAAATCAGCGTACATAAAGGACGTCCGTACGGAAACAGGGTGTGAAGATATACCTGGAGAAGATTTAACACTGTTCCAAACGTTTGCAGATACCCTCAACCTAAAGCTTCATGCAGAAAACATCCAATGTACGAAAAATGAAACTCGGAGCATGTGTATTTCGAGATTTAGCGATAGGGATCTTTTAATCAACCGATTCTTTTTTGAGGACTACAACAAATACACCGTTGCCTGTATGCAGATGGAGCAAATTGCTATAGCCACTCCCAAAGGGCGGCTACTAACGATATGGGAGATTCTGTTGCAGCCTTTACAACAGCCCGTCTGGTGGCTGCTGATAGCAATCTGCATAGGTTTCAACCTTCTGGAGATCGTTATGCCAGGATGGTTCAGCAACAGCCTTGTCAGTCTGGCGCTGTTTGGGTTTGAAAAACGACAGTTGCGATTCACAGGAAGTACCGAAAAAATGATAGCCACTGCAttgatcgtgttgtttttcctATTGAAATGTGCATATGAAGCGAAGCTCATTTCATACATCACCGAAACTCCTCGAGATTCGGGAGCACAATCTATTGAAGCGTTGCATAATCGCAACATTACCGTGTatcaaaaacatttcaatactACGCACTTTAACAAACTGGAGGGATTGCTAGCGACCTACGATGGTGATTTTATAGCGTTTGATGGATCAACTATTGCTGACAATAGAATTGTTCTAAACTTTGAAATGATGATAAAAGATATGGAAGGCATTCCATACAACATACTGGAAGAAAACGTGTTTGAAATGTTACCATTTTACACATTTCAGCCAAAGTTACCCGTTCGACAgtcatttttaaaatatcagCACGCGGTGTTTGAGGCTGGATTGTCACTGCACTGGCGACAAGACATGTTTAGCTGTTACGTTTCCCGTGCAAAcgttttaaaattacaaaCGCAGGCAAAGCAATCCAAAAACGTTATAGATGCGGACAACCTAAAACCCTTGGTAATGTTTTTCTCTGTACAATGGATTCTCGCGATAGTAGTGTTTGTAGCAGAGGTGATCGTGTGGAGACGGCTTAGAGGACATCACTAA